CTACTCATCCAGTAGATGGCCAAGCTTAGATTGATGCCATTCAGAGTATCAGGATGCTTATGATGGCCTCTACATTATCcagacaaaaaaatatatatatatatatatgctcaaaTAGATGACTACAAACCCTGCCTATTAGCTAACCACAAAAATTCACCCCCTGAAATCTTGAGAGCAGCTGCAAACTCTGCCTATTCACAGTAAAAATAAGGGGTCcctctttttcttgtaaaacatatGAGATACACCTGTTACAGAAGCTACAGTTATAAACTAATGTGACAAAGGCATGGATAAGTGTGCAGTGTGGAACACTGCTATGAGGAGTCGGCACAGCGAGCTAGAAGGGGATAATACATTTGACCGTAGTAACTATGTATTTATTCATTAGTTACCATCTGTTCTATAAGATTTAAGATTTAAAAATTGTTGGATACACGGAAAGCATTAGCTTATCACTACATAGTAATTCTTTTGAACACAATTATGAGCGAGTACGTATACATGATACATGCAAAACAAGTAACCATTTTATGCTCAAGTCCCCATTGAAGTATCTGCAAGTATCGACATGGAATGTAAAGTGTGCTTGTTATGTTATTTCAAGTGTAACAGTCTCAACTCTATGATACCCCTTTCGTTGTTGAATATTAGTGAATCCCCAATATTCCAACTGAATTTAAAGGGACAAAAATTGAAAAGTTTATGCTAGTACCTCAACTGGAACTGTACGACCGCCTGCAACCCTTTTGAGATAATCCATATCTTTCCATTTATTACTGGCAGGCCAATGAGACATGGAGTTACTGATTATAACTGGAGAACCTGATAAGAAATAATCACACAGGAATCCCTCTAGAGATAAAGAAGATCTCTTCTCAACCATCTTGCAAGATAGTGACTTATTAGGCAACACTTGAGACCTACAATAACAATAAGAAACAAAGAAATTTGAATGGTAAAACAACCACTGACATTTGTCTGCAACTTCAAATAATTTGTGATAAACCTACATCAAATTTCCTTCTAACACTGGTGGGAAGATAGATAGACATAGAGAAGAACAAACCTCACCTCCTCCTCATTGGAATTCCTCTCCGAACCAAAACCTCCATCAGTCATCACGCCTTGATCAATACCAGAACACTTGACAGAAACCCTCTCAACAGCAGAATTTAAATCCTGGCGAAGAAGTAGTCCACCCATGATCAAACCCATATCCAAAACCCTAAGAGCTTCCCTGAAATCTCTATTTCTGTAATGGTAAATTGCTACATGAAGACAAGCCATGGAATAAGCATCTCTCCAAACTGGTAATACTGAGTGCCATGGACCAGAATGAAGCTGTTCCCACGCCATCTCACGCGTCGCTTCGGCTGCCCTAAAATCTCCTCCAGCTGCTAAAGCTTCCATGCTAACATACGCATATCCACCTTCTTCAGAGATTCTTTTAATGAGATTTGATCTCTCTGCATCTAAGATTGGTATAGGAAAATGATCACTTCCGATTTCCTCCGCTGCCTTCAACCGCGGCGGCGAGAGTTCGGTATTGGATGGAGATTTCATGTCATCACTCACCGTCGGTATGAAGAAGACAGTTGAGTTTTCCTGCTAGACAGAGCTTGTGTGTATTATTCTGATCACCAAGGCCGGTTCCTTTTATATCGAAGCAATAAGGCCGGTTCCTATGCACCAGTAATGGGGAAAAATACGCTTTAGTCCAAAAATCAATACAAAAGTACGGTTTAATCCAGCCCGAGTCAAGTAGGTATAAATTAGTCCAAAATATGGGAAAATACACAAACAACCCTtattaatttacaatttagtccacgGTGACTCATAATGAcgtcagcaattttaaataatttaAAAACGGTTTATCTTTTAAACCGTTCGTCCAAAATTCATAAACTTTATAtgttcggaaagctctttccgacaGCTACAAAAacagtacccatatgactatataattttcaattttaaaaaagaaataaattaaCTTCATTATTTgactgtacaaaaaaaaaaataaaaaaaaaaatacatgcacAAATTTTGCAGTCATTTTTTCACATGTGCGCCACTTTGTACACATCCACAAAACACGTATGAAATTGGTCATTCATATCCAGACCTATTTTATCATCGGAATTACACTGGTCCACCAATATgacacccctgcaaaacatgtaTGAAACAGTTTATTCATAATGACACATAAATTTACTTTTTTATGGAAAATACATTGGTGCATAATATGGAAACTCATATGCACTAGTATATACACACATACCCCATATTTTATAAACATAACATGGAAACTcagatggatttgaaccatcaacctccCAGACCTTATGATAGGCTTGGACgctctaccattttgagcttGTGAGTCCCTAAATTAGGTGTACAACTATTTACACATTAACAaccaacaggtgtacaactatgtatacaTCAACTTGCggattgcaacataaaatttctgAGAGAACTTGAGTTTGAACTTCATCCACATTAGTTGTAATTTCTTCTATAAATTGAAGTACTTTCCTTCTATTCTCTTCATGGTAATGTTCATCAGTATCACTAATGCAAGTTTAACTAATAGTAGCACTAATGTAAGTTTAACTAATAGTAGCACTAATGCAGGTTTCGCTAATAGTACTACTGTTTTCTACAATGGCTACAAAATCATCTGTTGCAGCTAATGTGTTCGTTATCACTGATTTGGTTTTTCTGTGGAGGCCTGAAGGAGTAGTAATGCATATAAACTAGAACAATTAAGATCTACTTGTTTGATTTTCTAATCAAATATCAGATCTGTATCTCAACCTCGAATTAATCGCTTCTAATAGTTATGCAAAATAGTATATAGTATTGGGACGAatctaaagataaaataatacatTATGTCTGAAATGTCAAGTACTGAATCCGAAATGTTACCTGTCAATCAAACAAACAATGGGTCATCCCGAGGTTGAAGTGAAACTCTCCCTTTCAATCTGATCAACATATCTTAGTCAGTAAAATTACAAATCTAGAGACACTTACATCTGTTTTTCCTTAGCGCTTTTTTCCTTGTCAGCAGCTCCACCATTTACTTTTTGCTAACTCTCAGCTTGCTAACTCTCCTCTTCCTAACGAATGAGCTCCTCATCCTCTTCAAACCAACAACCTCTTGATATGCCACTTCAACTATATTACtgtaaaatgaaataaaagagcGGGTTGATGACAATATCCCTATTACAACAAGGTACATAATGATTAAcacgtgtacaactatgtacacattgaaaataaatatgtgtaaaattatgtacacattaagaatcaagatgtgtacaactatgtacacatgttATACCTAAATGATCTTATCTTTCCATGTTTCCCTTAATCAACAAGTAACCTGGAATATAATAACACAACAACGAATAATACCAACCACCAGGTAAACCTTATTCCAAGTTCTCTTGCGGCTAGACCAGCAAGGAGATGAGTGATAACATATTATCTTTCAAACCCGGAAGTTTCAAAATTATCTTAATTGAAATGAAATAAGTCATATACAAGAGCACAAATATTGATAAATAAATAGGACACATTTATTTTGAATTGATCACTCAAAATTTTGATTAACTACTCCGACTTACCCGTCGATAATTGAGTATAATGTATAAGGCCATACCTAACGGAACGAGcaatgaacctgcaaaatattgTAACACAACAAAATTGGAGGGGTTTAAAATGTCgaaaaatacttgaatataatttCATTTCCCacatgaaaaaatacataaacAAAACAAGATTCAGGTTATGTCATCCCATAAGTCATCTCCAGCGTTTGAGATTGAGCAATAGAAGCGCGGGTACCTTCAACCAGCAGATTGCATCACTAACTTAGTTGGAGAAGGCTAAAAAGACAGTGCAGCTGTACGAGCCAACTTCCATTAGCTTTTATGAATTTTTTCTCAATAAGAAAGCCAAAAAGTGTTTGTTGGTGACCAGTCAGGCGGGCTTTAAGGTGCTTACTGACAACCGTTTCCCAAAGAAACATGGTGATATTATCAGACCCCAATACCAGTCTTTCAGGAGCATTCCCTATCATTTTTCTATTCCTCTCAAGAAAAACCTAACAGACAATTTAAGCAAGGTCAGTGGGAAATACAAAACTTCCAGTACAATAGGGAAAATGCAAGGATCCATTATCGCGAAAATTTAGAGAGTTCATAAAAGACGAGCTAAGTGTCAACAAATAGGAATGAACAACATGAAGTGTTTCTCCACAATAATTAAGCAGGAGATGTCATAAGGTAGTTATGTTAATCAATAAATTTGAAATCAAAATGAATTTCAACAGGTGCACTCGTTAACAATCAATAGGTGTACAATCATGTGTACATTAacgatcaacaggtgtacaactatttgcacattaaaaatcaacatgtatacaattatgtacacattaagaatcaacatgtgtacaactatgtgcacataatcaacatgtgtacaattatgtacacattaagaatcaatacgtgtacaactatgtacacattgatAATCAACAAATCTTAAAGAAGTTACCTTGTGAAACATAACTATCCTGCGATGCAACTCGTTTTCTTATTGCTGAGAGTGTTACCTACATAAAGAAATTGTAAGAAAAAACAACAAGTTAAAATGGGATAAAAGAAAAGGTTCCATACTAAATTGGATCACGGAAAAGGGGATGGAACAAATTGCAGGACACGATCAAAAGGTTCAATACTAAAATACAAGCATTGATTGCAATAATCAATCGGTTTGTTCGATGAAAAGGTTACATACTAAAATAAGATACAAGCAAAGATACTTAATAGACATACCCTAAATAAGCTAAATAAAAGGTTCCATATTGAAATAACACAGGATCAATAGCTAGCCACATACTGCTAGCATCTATATGCAATTACGCGGACAATAACGATTAATGGGTGCACAATTGTGTGCACCTTAAAgaccaacatgtgtacaattatgtacacattaagaatcaacattaATAATTCAATATCAAAAACAGCTAAAAGTCAGATTCTACTCAATGCTACAAAGTCCTAATAACCCCATGTGTTAAAGAACTTACTATCTAGTCTTTCAAAGAAAATATAACCGTACTAGCATGTTGTGGAGCATTTTCAGCAATGGGAAGCAGGATAACGATGATAAAAAATATCGGCATTTTTCATGCAACAAATGCTTCTTGAAAAAGTAAGCCAAAAAATTCTAGAAAAGACAGGGAAATCCGCCATTTAAGTTTATAATAAACCATTTTTAACTTGCACCAATGCTCCCACGTGTGTCCGATACAAAGACGTCTCTGTGTGCCCAATACGACAGTTCTAAAAAACCATAACATGGGGACACAAAGGTACACATAATAATATTTGAGTATATGGATTCTCCATATTTATAAtcaacaaagaagaaaagaactatAAAATTTGGTACCAACAAAATATGAGATTATTTTGCAGCCCTTAAAACTACATTTTCCTGTATATTTTAAGTCGGTATCATGTTTTCGCACAATTATATTATATATAATTCATAATTATAAggaaaataaattttcaaaactatTGTGTTGAAATGCTAGATTAAttcaaagaaaaaacagaaacccACTCATCCTCTTCCACTGCCGCTCCtccttttttcatcttcttcctcctaaTATATGGTAATCTATGTTAAGGTTTTTACTAGCATCTCCATTTTGTCTTATCCTTGTCTAATTTTAATAAACCAGAcacagaagaaaaacaaaggaggAGAAACAAAGCCATTGGATGAGAAGATGTCTTCCTCTCTTGTCTATTTTCAATAATacaaaaaaaggaaaacaaaagccAACcggaatgaaaagaaatacaaaaaaaatagagATTTAATTGCAAAAGTAAGAGTTTTATTATTGTCACCGTGTTTTAGGCATGTTCCTGTATGTTGTTGTGTCCATATGTCTGGACACACGATACGGAAACCTCGACCCAAATAAAGATCGAGATTGGAGTTCATGTCTTGAAAAATGTTCCCCCGAGATGAATGTTACGGAATCTCGGTTCCAGACCCGATTATTATATTAGCATGATATGGTCGAGCAAGACATTCATCTGAAACTAATGTGCACATACTTTCGTTTTCGGCTTTCTTATTATATTTGGAAACCTACGTAGGAGTACACGAAATTTGGGGATTCACAGATACAATTTTTCAGAATTCTACAAACAAAGAAATGAATCCACTGTGTGGATCCAATTCAAAGCAAAAATGAACCTTAATGTAATAATTGCCGGCAATTAAAGGCATGTATTGGTTTTCAGGATCATATTGTCTTCAGACACATAAAAAGGAAAACTATGAAATAAGAAATTACTACCTTTTTATTGACCTAGGAAATGTAAACCTCAAGCATTTTATTAGACACTAGAGCATAATAACTTTTATACAGAGCACGGGAAAAATTGTACCTATCCGGTAGATTGTTTTCTTTCATGGCTATCTTAACTCCATGGGTTGATAATCATTTCCACATTACTTGCGGCAAAATCTGTTTGAACTTTCGATGGCTAGTGAAAACACCTAATGTAAAATTTAAAGATCCATAAAATGCATTAAAACTTACACAGCCAAGGAGAAAATATTAGATATCAAAATCAGCTAGATTTaagattttggaattttttttttaaaagattattACATCAGTAAGATAATCAAATAATTATGAATCGCATATCGAATTTCAAATCAGACCTTTAGAGTTGAggtttttgaaaccctaaaaagTTTTTTCTATAATTCAATTTTCAAATTGATCAACTAATAGATCTTAATCGaattaaaatgatgaaaaacGATAATCTTATCTTTTAAATCGATTGTGATGATGAAATCTCCAGATTAGTTTGCTGAAATTGAATCTCATCAAGTTTTCTCCTCTATTGCGAGTTAATCTTCAAGAATATGTATCGATTATAACCATttgtttgattctcatactaAGGTTtgtagattgattttttttcttaagatTTCTTCGCTCTCGAAATCTTCTCGACGTCAGAAACAAAGAAATGAAAACTAAAGTCCGGAAGAAACCATATCTGATGGGCATAAGTGTCAACTAAAAATAATATTTTGGACTGAATCGTTTAGAAAAGGATTGGCTCGTTCGAAATTGGGTAAATTTGGACCTCTTAGTACTAGGCTTGAGGGAGCAAGACTATATAGTCTAAAGCCCAATAActatgggactaaacgtcaatttctacccAGTAATGGCCATGGGTATGGTAAAGTGGCAAACACTACTACTTAAGTGTTAAATATAGGCTATCGCTCGATAACCATTGTATCGCCGATGATCATCGCCCAATAGTTCATCATCTAACGGTCATGAATTTATCCTATAAAAAAACTCGACTTCGAATTTATTTTAACTcgcaccagaatttctaaatctctagaatttctcaaccTCTCACTATTCTTCTAGAACTCTATTATTGGGGTGGTAGGGGTGAGTTTTGGGGGGTTAAAATGCTATGTGTAGGTAAAAAGTGGATAGGGGGACTCAAGGTATATGAAAAAGTCAAAAATACCCTTACTTAAATTTCactattcattaaaaaaaatcctaaatctataatcttctccttctcctctcatTTATAAatcatgatgatcatgatttaatcatgatgaagatcattaaaaaaaaactaaatctattatcctctcctcatccttctattttcattcataaattgtgataaagatgatgatcatagttTCATCACGATGAGAGCgatgatcataaagaaaacccaaaattattatcttctctttctccttctcattcatatatcataataaagatagtgatcatcataaaaagaaaaaactaagaaaacccgcCATTCATTTTTGCTTTTAAATGGTTAAAAAATATGATTCTATGAATTTCGGGTAAAAAACAAGGAAGTTTCTGAATGTGTTTACGGCcgggagttcttagattcccagCCGAAAGTAAATATTTTGGCTTGGTTATCCCAACCGAAattagttttctgatttttttggattttcagaatcaGTTAGGGCTAGGAAAACCCGGCCAAAACTGTTGTTACGGCTAGGAAAACTCAGTCGAAACTGCAGTTACGGATGGGAAAATCCAGCCTTAACTgtatctaaaaacaaaaaaaaaatcagaaaaatgattTCGGCTAGGAGTTCTTTATTTCCACGCCGTAAATAAAAAATACTACTTGGAACACCATCATTTCCCAACCTTTTTGCGTTCTACGGTTGGGTCTACAAATTATCCCAGCCGTAACTACACTTACGGCTAGGTTTTCTCAGCCGTAACTGgttctgaaaaccaaaaaaaaaatcgaaaaatattTCGGTTGGGAAAACCAAGCCGAAATTTGGACTCTTTGTTGCGTCGATAAATTATCACAACCATAATCTTGATTCACGGTTGGGTATCTAAGAACTCCCAGTCGTAAACAtcttcaaaaacttttttttacccgaaattcatcgaattggatttttataaccatttaaaacaaaaataaatggtggattttcttagttttttctttttatgatgatcatcatctttatcatgatctttgaatgagaaagagaatgagaagaaagttgttttgggttttctttatgatcatcatcctcatcatgatgaaattatgctcatcatcttcatcataacttatgaatgagaagagaaggatgGGATAAGAGAatagatttttagattttttttatgatcttcatcatgttgaaatcattatcatcatcttcattgtGATTTATCAATGAAaagagaaggaggaggagaagattatagatttaggatttagttttttttttttaatgaatagtGAAATTTAGGTAAAGGTATAATAGACGTTAGGATTATGATGTGATAAGGGGTAGCttcatttactatttcatgaccctgAAAAGCCCCCAAAAGACCATTGACTTCAAAGCCCCAATAATAAAGTTCTTGTTCTAAGGCTTATTCATATGCACATGTTAAGCAACATAGTTTGCCACTTTTGCACCCATTGTGGGTATGAAAAAGTGGCAAGCGTATGTGCTAAAGTGTCAAATACTCCCTCTGTTCCGTTTTAGTTgatgttatagagtttttcacgcAAAATTAAGAATAACAAAGagagtaaaaaaaatcaaatttaccCATGTTAATACCTTCTTAAAGGTTTTAAACATCGAGATTTTAGTTTTTTGATTCTAGATAAGTTACGAATCACGTTGTAAATTACTTGGGATAAAGTATGAAAACGCAGGGGTATTAAGTACACCACCAAaattttcgttcggcaacctgtatggacaaaacctagtAAAATTGCAAATATACCAACtcaatgatccttgaaaatatgtatatagatttatatctctaacctcttctcaatcagtatgtatatagacaagagtctgtgaacctgattgttaagaagagtacttggacgatctcaaaaattaatatccaagatcaatctagtcgtatccaaataatcaaatcagaattctgccaagtaattaaacttgttatctatctttcaagattcaaattttacaaaaaatgagtctcgtaatcgatcccAATTAGATGGATGTAACTACTGAGATTGAATACGTATGACTTGCGtaaattcaattataaagataaaaaatataatgaggaaaaggaaaaacacaagacaccagaagttttgtgaaCGGGGAAACTGCAATAGCTGGAAAAccctcgggacctcgtccaaatttgaacaccaaactatattaagccactacagacactaccctactatcagcttcggactagaatgtagttgagaatgaatccac
This portion of the Papaver somniferum cultivar HN1 chromosome 11, ASM357369v1, whole genome shotgun sequence genome encodes:
- the LOC113320488 gene encoding lysine-specific demethylase JMJ30-like, which translates into the protein MKSPSNTELSPPRLKAAEEIGSDHFPIPILDAERSNLIKRISEEGGYAYVSMEALAAGGDFRAAEATREMAWEQLHSGPWHSVLPVWRDAYSMACLHVAIYHYRNRDFREALRVLDMGLIMGGLLLRQDLNSAVERVSVKCSGIDQGVMTDGGFGSERNSNEEEVRSQVLPNKSLSCKMVEKRSSLSLEGFLCDYFLSGSPVIISNSMSHWPASNKWKDMDYLKRVAGGRTVPVEVGKNYLCPEWKQELITFSQFLDRIQSNQCNNSGTTYLAQHPLFDQIQELREDIVVPDYCFSGGGELRSLNAWFGPAGTVTPLHHDPHHNILAQVVGKKYIRLYSASVTDDLYPHSESMLHNSSQIDLDNFNEKEFPKAQDLDFVDCILEEGEMLYIPPKWWHYVKSLTPSFSVSFWWSALDND